The Eremothecium gossypii ATCC 10895 chromosome IV, complete sequence genome contains a region encoding:
- the ASA1 gene encoding Asa1p (Syntenic homolog of Saccharomyces cerevisiae YPR085C (ASA1)), which yields MRFTLRAHVSTVTDLKPVSHRQTPHLLSADSKGCLYLWNLISRRPIASIDLKTHIIAIEVVGQGLYAALARDNKLRFISLQEESRLTRINDKVSRELQSLEIVYEIPVNCLNFANFALQDLGLRNYRLWCCNTMDAESIDVYEFQLGDRQSFKRTFNAINLFDSVAGLAEAKQKFRFDKMGIVMRFIVAGDTVFCGYESGVVVGLRIRDKSLQICYASFAHYPEPVLSLAHDRTERRVFSSSTTDQVCVHNIPTPDLPVVTSVSGIQVVANAGTREEVINAPLKKIGHLAVLNDILLLTSWHGYVLGLQDQKELFRYRKERNLLCVDDSTDGQAETKKEKPWINPGPIAGIAHSTDSQLVLEKLPIGGHRRLKNFLEHKWYITGYNDGTITVSQI from the coding sequence ATGAGGTTTACTCTGAGGGCACATGTATCCACTGTGACAGATCTTAAACCGGTTAGCCACCGCCAGACCCCCCACCTTCTCTCCGCAGATTCCAAAGGATGCCTTTATCTGTGGAACCTAATTAGTAGGCGGCCTATCGCCTCGATAGACTTAAAGACCCATATCATCGCCATTGAAGTGGTAGGGCAAGGCCTCTATGCAGCTCTTGCTAGAGACAATAAACTTCGCTTTATCAGTCTGCAGGAGGAATCGAGATTGACGAGAATAAATGACAAGGTTTCCAGAGAACTGCAATCGCTGGAGATTGTCTATGAAATACCAGTAAACTGCTTGAACTTTGCTAACTTCGCGCTGCAGGACCTTGGTTTACGTAATTACAGGCTTTGGTGCTGCAATACGATGGATGCAGAGTCAATTGATGTCTACGAATTTCAATTAGGAGATAGGCAGTCATTTAAAAGAACCTTTAATGCCATTAACCTCTTCGACTCTGTAGCTGGATTGGCGGAAGCGAAGCAAAAGTTTAGGTTTGACAAAATGGGAATCGTGATGCGTTTCATTGTTGCCGGCGATACGGTATTCTGCGGTTATGAAAGTGGTGTGGTGGTTGGCCTTCGTATACGTGACAAAAGTCTACAGATCTGCTATGCTTCCTTTGCTCACTACCCGGAACCAGTACTGTCGTTAGCGCATGACCGAACTGAGAGAAGAGTGTTCAGCTCGTCTACCACAGATCAGGTTTGCGTCCATAACATTCCTACCCCTGATCTTCCAGTGGTCACCAGTGTCTCTGGTATTCAGGTTGTAGCAAACGCTGGAACAAGAGAAGAGGTAATCAATGCACCACTTAAGAAAATAGGCCATCTGGCAGTATTGAATGACATTCTGCTATTAACCAGCTGGCACGGTTACGTATTAGGTCTACAAGATCAAAAGGAACTTTTCAGATACCGTAAAGAGCGGAACCTGCTGTGCGTGGATGACTCCACAGATGGACAGGCAGAAaccaagaaggagaagcCATGGATTAACCCAGGGCCAATCGCAGGCATAGCCCATAGTACAGACTCGCAATTAGTTCTTGAAAAACTTCCGATTGGGGGACACCGCCGTCTGAAGAACTTTTTGGAACACAAATGGTACATTACAGGTTATAATGATGGGACTATCACAGTCTCTCAAATATAG
- a CDS encoding uncharacterized protein (Syntenic homolog of Saccharomyces cerevisiae YPR084W): MSVASEKPIRLAVLGGSCTGKTSFISRLTVDIVREAHYPTRKQNNWLFTFNPTDPLARAILDEKAHERYYYSDEHAVPEPVFRTPSITDHVLLSPPVYQSFIQNYQMVKHALAVGQRLADQRTLLKSDNQYYQYKNEDVGHGPDSCSRRTARLQERTRRRGAVDRCLPSNYTPPRYSSISIDIIDTPAYDPDMVIPFLEVSLFSNLDKSILRGLADHPRKPVSTQSLLVASGASELNGKVDGYIFVYSALPELNYAEPPSYDSLNRVSGGVGQAPAQGQAVEYKRTSAQDGGFSLLSSIRACFLDAWTEFRNYQRRAAQIKEGDIYSLMYSLKQAWKPDPQATGKDKGTRELSASLDQIDLNPDSPNSPPPMLIICTHILDPLHSPLLVEHGKRLAVEWKCAFVALDSMSDFNVDVAMACIIRDIVEKEKLLNKHITKKKGVLHKIIKG, encoded by the coding sequence ATGTCGGTAGCCTCCGAAAAGCCGATCAGGCTGGCGGTCCTAGGTGGCTCATGCACAGGCAAGACCTCGTTCATCTCGAGGCTGACGGTGGACATCGTACGTGAAGCTCATTACCCCACACGCAAGCAGAACAATTGGCTCTTCACATTCAACCCGACGGACCCGCTGGCACGTGCGATCCTAGACGAGAAGGCACATGAGCGATACTACTACTCCGACGAACACGCGGTACCTGAGCCCGTATTTCGGACTCCCAGTATCACAGACCACGTGCTGCTGTCGCCGCCCGTGTACCAGAGCTTCATACAGAACTACCAAATGGTGAAGCACGCCCTGGCGGTGGGGCAGCGCCTTGCGGATCAGCGTACCCTACTGAAATCAGATAACCAATACTACCAGTACAAGAATGAGGACGTGGGGCATGGCCCGGACTCCTGCTCGCGCCGAACCGCTCGCCTTCAGGAGCGCACAAGACGTAGGGGAGCAGTAGACAGGTGTCTACCGTCCAATTATACACCGCCCAGATACTCCAGCATTTCCATCGATATTATAGATACGCCTGCCTATGACCCAGACATGGTAATTCCTTTCCTCGAAGTGTCGCTCTTCAGCAATCTCGACAAGTCTATTCTGCGGGGCCTAGCAGACCACCCGAGGAAGCCGGTTTCCACACAATCGTTGCTAGTGGCATCTGGGGCTTCGGAGCTTAACGGTAAGGTCGATGGATACATCTTTGTCTACAGCGCGCTTCCGGAATTGAATTATGCCGAACCGCCTAGCTACGATTCCTTGAATCGAGTCAGCGGAGGGGTTGGACAGGCGCCAGCTCAGGGCCAGGCAGTAGAATACAAGCGCACGAGTGCACAAGATGGTGGGTTTTCCCTACTGAGTAGCATTAGGGCCTGCTTTCTTGACGCATGGACCGAATTTCGAAATTACCAGCGAAGGGCGGCGCAAATTAAAGAAGGCGATATATATTCGCTGATGTATTCACTAAAGCAGGCATGGAAGCCAGACCCACAGGCAACCGGAAAAGATAAAGGAACACGGGAGTTGAGTGCTTCTTTGGATCAGATTGATTTAAATCCTGACTCACCCAACTCGCCCCCTCCAATGCTGATAATTTGCACGCATATATTAGATCCCCTTCATTCCCCTTTACTTGTGGAGCACGGAAAACGGCTTGCAGTGGAATGGAAATGTGCTTTTGTTGCTTTAGACAGCATGTCAGACTTTAACGTGGACGTAGCGATGGCTTGCATCATAAGAGACATTGTCGAGAAGGAGAAATTACTGAACAAGCACATCACAAAGAAGAAAGGTGTTTTACATAAGATCATTAAGGGTTAG
- the ATG14 gene encoding Atg14p (Syntenic homolog of Saccharomyces cerevisiae YBR128C (ATG14)) gives MQCTICHRPSTVWYCAHCVNTSPKLILRYKLELTQICEEVTEMRDIVTSTLENAISEKEGLLGKHMERLQHLRLKRYNARLSHRARELEQHLDSKLSRRDGLRRALKQLSPDVAVVPAEDPDEYRELRHKLTLLQNVVSMKSTQKFEELCQWFVFTCSTTEDDHFPYSIRFIPVCNIRNWRLLSTAQESLQHMCEFVIYASRALLVDIPFGSHSEKLTTDHIAAVSHFTVNLLTILIKRKRLQERPDVPDLLGRYDIDGLLYLLCSGGDVESITGTCPPTYKVVHEFVRTALEDGDQSEERGHWMVLE, from the coding sequence ATGCAGTGTACTATCTGCCACAGGCCATCGACAGTGTGGTACTGCGCCCACTGCGTCAACACGTCGCCCAAGCTCATTTTGCGATATAAACTAGAGCTGACGCAGATATGCGAAGAAGTAACCGAGATGCGAGACATTGTGACATCGACATTGGAAAATGCAATCAGCGAAAAGGAGGGCCTGCTGGGGAAACATATGGAGCGACTGCAGCACCTGCGACTGAAGCGGTACAATGCCCGGCTTAGCCACCGTGCAAGGGAGCTGGAACAGCACCTGGACTCGAAGCTGAGCCGGCGCGACGGCCTGCGGCGCGCATTGAAGCAGCTCTCGCCAGACGTTGCCGTCGTGCCGGCGGAAGACCCGGACGAGTACCGTGAGCTGCGGCACAAGTtgacgctgctgcagaaTGTAGTATCCATGAAGAGCACCCAAAAGTTTGAGGAATTGTGCCAGTGGTTCGTGTTCACCTGCAGCACGACGGAGGACGACCACTTTCCATACAGTATTCGCTTCATCCCTGTGTGCAACATCCGCAACTGGCGCTTGCTGAGCACGGCGCAGGAATCGCTGCAGCACATGTGCGAATTTGTTATATACGCAAGCCGAGCGCTGCTCGTGGACATCCCGTTCGGCAGCCACTCCGAGAAGCTGACCACTGATCACATCGCTGCGGTGTCTCACTTTACGGTCAACCTACTTACCATTCTGATCAAGCGCAAGCGTCTGCAGGAGCGCCCTGACGTTCCAGATCTCCTTGGGCGCTACGATATCGATGGCCTACTCTATTTGCTGTGTTCCGGCGGGGATGTGGAGAGCATTACCGGCACATGCCCGCCAACCTACAAAGTAGTACATGAATTTGTACGAACTGCCCTGGAAGATGGTGATCAATCAGAAGAGAGAGGCCACTGGATGGTCCTGGAGTAG